GACGCCGTCGGAGAGGGACCGACCGGAGCGCCGTCGCCGTCGATCGAGTCCGTCTCCGCGCCGGAGTCGCTCGGCCACGACGGGCGGGGAGTCGTGGAGGCCACGGTGCGGTGGGAGGGACTCGCGGCCGACGGCGGCGAGTCTGCGGGTGAGGAGAGTTCGAACGCGACGCTCGACCCGGTCCGGGTCACGGTCCGGGTGGGCGACCGGACGCTGCGCGACGAGAACCGATCCGTTCCGGCGAACGGGTCGATGACGGTGACGGCCGGGATCGACGCCGCGACGCTCGACCCGGGCGACCACGAGATCGCGGTGACGGTCGGCGAGGCGAGCGCGACGCGGACGGTCACCGTCGAGGAGGCCCGGGCGGCGACGTTCACCGTCTCCGAGATCGAGGCTCCGGAGGAGGTGGCGTACGGCGAGGACCTGACGGTCGCCGCGACCGTGACCAATGTCGGCGACATCGCGGGCAACCAGACCGTCAGCGTCCGGTACGGGAGCGGGGCGAGCGCGAACCGGACGGTCGCGCTCGACGGCGGCACGGAGACGCGGCTGTCGGTCACGTTCGCGGACGTGCGGCTGGACGGGGGGTCGCACCCGGTGGTCGTCGCGACCGCGAACCGGACGCGGGAGCGGAGCTTGACGCTGACGCACCCGAGTCCGTACGGCAAGACGACCCTCCGGCTCCACGTCGACGACGACGCGGTCGACCGGGACGTCTCCGGGGTCGTCGCGGCCGCGACGGGCTACTGGGAGCGCACCGACGAGCGCTACCTCGGCTACCCGGTCGAGTACGAGCGCGTGAGCGACGAGGACCGGGCGGATATCGTCCTGCGGTTCGACCGCGTGGACCGGTGTGGCGTGGAGGACGGCGACGCGCGGTACTTCGGCTGCGCGGACCTCCTCGAAGACGAGCCGCGGACGCCGATGACCGCAACCGTCGAGCCGAACATCTCGGACGCGGAGATGAACGCGACGATCATCCACGAACTCGGCCACGTTCAGGGGCTCGAACACGGCGAGGAGCCGACCGCCCTGATGGCCCCGACCAGCAACCTCACGACCCACCGGCCGGTGACGGTCCACCTCCGCGCCGAGAGCGGCGACGTCCCGCGACGCGTCGAAGACGAGGTGGCGGAAGCGCTCGACTACTTCGCGTCGCGCGACATCGTCGGCGACGACGACTTCAGGTGGGAGTTCGTCGACAGCGCGCGCGAGGCGCACGTCCAGATCACCTACGACGACCAGGGGGGCGTCTGCTTCGACGACGGCGGCGGGTCGTGTACGGTCGACGGCGAGTACTACGGGCAGCAGGACGTGCGGTTGGAGGAGATAGACGACGAGGTCGTCGCGTGGCACGTCGGCGCGTCGTTCGCGCCGGTGCTGTTAGAAGAGGTCCCGCCGGAGCTGACGGGCGAGGCGGACCGGCGGGAGCGGGAGGAGTGGCCGGAGGGGTAGGGTCGGTTCGTCTCTCTTGATGCGCGTGTATTCCCGGAATACACGTATCGCTCAGGCTGCTAATGGGTCTGAAGTAATTTGGGTTACAGTCGACGATCGATTCGAAATTGTGCGTCAAGTCGGGTCACCAGTCGGGCGAGAAGGGCCTGTATCTCGCCCACCGTCCAGTCTAAAGATGTCTAGCCAAACACTAACACCAGATCGACTCATTTTGCCGATATGACGGCCCAGTACGGATATTCGTACCACGGATTTGAGATCTCAATTGAAACAGAGCCAGAGCCTTCTCCAGTTCTTTGGACGCATCAAACACCTACTCTGAAGATCACGTTTGAGAACACTCAAGAGTCCACTACAGAGTGGTCTGAGGACAACTCAATTAGAGTGGCAATTGAGGTAGACGGTGATCAAGTCTGGACAGATATCGTAGGGTTCGGACCACTCGATCACGGTAAATCAAAGACCATTCGGATAGAAGGTGCGCCATTAACCTTTGAGGGACATGCGGTTGTCGGTGTAATCAGCGGTGGCGTGTCGAATCCTAATTCAGATGACCGCCGAGCAGGGATGAATCCAGGGAGTGCGTCTCAAACAATTTCTCCTTGTTACGCATTTAGCGTCTGGGACGAGAGTCATTATGATGCCACTGTACGTACGCCTAAGCGACTCCAATGGGCCAGCGTCGTAACCTCTGCGGCACTAATATTCTTTGCTCTGGTCCAGATCTGGATAACATTATAGCCGATATGCTAGTGTCTATGTCCGGTTTTCCTCCAGTTGTCGGAAAGTCCCAGTTTGCCAGACAAGTATGCCAATTCACTAATCCAGCCAAACACAGGTGATTCTCTTCATGATTTGGTTGATACTGTAAGTCCACACTAATGTATTTACCATCAAATATTCATCTGACTGTATGGCGATTGACACTGTAGTCAGGACATTCGAAGGTGAAAACAAACGCATCCTGTGGCTACCTTCAATTACACTCGCATACCTTTTTACACTCTCTGGGGATAAATTTCAATTTGTGGCTGCCGTCATTGCCACCGGTGGTGCCCAGTGGTTCAGAATCTTGATTAATCCTGAGTTTACTTCTAGAGGAAGTTTACCGTCAGCCGTGGGTTGGCTCAACAAAAATTATTCATTTGGGGAAATGTCAATACTGTCCGTCCTCTCTGTTATTTACGCTGGCATCGCGGGATATGCTATATGGAAACTGTACCGATATTTCACACACCAAGATCTCGTACTTGTTGGATTAGGGGTAATTTGGTGTGGTATCGGTATCGTTGTTCTTGTGAACCTAGTAGGTGCTGTGAACATTGATAGCGGTAACTGAGAAAATAACAGCCAGTTCCGCTAGATTAGCACAGACGGTAGCTCATGGCACTCACATTCAGAGTTGCCAGACCATAGCAAGAAGCATTCTCTAACCCGGTGGCCATCATCCGGAACCATCTGGAACACCCACGGTTCACTTTGTTTCCCCTTCCGAGAACGTCGGTGGCATGACGGCCCTGTCTTCGAAGACAACCACCTCCCCGCAACGATCGTCGGTCGAAACCGCTACATGAACGACTTGACGGACGAGGAGGACGCGATCGTTGAGGACGCGGTCAACGACGAGTAAGACGGGAAGCGATCTGGAAACGTGTCGTGAACGCGTTTTGACCCGACCACCAGCAGGCTTTTGCGACCGGCACCGGTAGAGGAGAGTATGAGTCTCACCACCGACGACTTCACGGCGTTCACCGGCGACGATCCCGAGGACGACGAGGAGGTCCCCCTCGGTGACGCGCTCAGGGAACTCGCCGTCGACGTTGACGTCGACTCGGTCGAGGCGGTTCGCGACGTCCGCGAACGGATATGAGGCTGTTTTTCGACACGAACGTCATCGTTGCGGCAGTCACCCGAGACACGGACCGATCGGAGGCGGCCGTGACCGTACTCAACGAATGCGAGGAGGGCTACGCCTCACTGCTCAACCTCATGGAGCTTCGGACCGTCCTCGCGAAGAAAAAGCAAATCGAGCGCGATCGGGTCCGACAGATCGAGCAGCGAGTTGCGTCTCGGGTCACGGTCACGTTTCCGGACGCTTCCGACTTCCTCGACGCGAATCGCGTACAAGAGGAGAAGCTGTTGTATCCGATGGACGCGATCGTGCTATCGGCAGCGGACGCGGTCGACGCGGAACTCGTCACGTTCGACAGCGAGCTCCAGGAACACGGAGCGATAAGTCCGAGCGAAGCGATCGCAGTAGATATCGATTGATTCCGTATCAATCGAGAGTCCCCGCTCTGCGATGACCGGCGGCGCTACGTCGAGGCGAAGGAGCGCGCAGACGAACTCGATACGTAGATCGCGATCGCTGAGGAAGCGTTCGATGACAAGTAGGTACGACTGAAGGATGAGCTAAATTGACTCGCGGGGGTCCCGCGAGCGAACACAGTGAGCGAGTGGGACCACGCGAGGAAATGACTGAGCGAACGAAGTGAGCGAAGGAATGGACTCGCGGGGATTTGAACCCCGGGCCTTCCCCGTGCCAGGGGGATGATCTACCACTGATCTACGAGCCCTCGACGCACTCGTTCGTTGCCCGCTGGATATATTAAGGCCTTCGACTCGGCGACGCCATCGGCGTCGCGTTCGCGCCGTCTCAGATCCGGTCCGAGTCCACGTACACGTCGAGGTCGACGTCGCGGCTCGACCCCTCGAGGTCGCGCACGGCGCGCTCGACCACGCGCTCCGCCTCGCTCCGGATCAGCGGGATCGCCTTCTTCAGCACCCAGTCGAACGAGACCAGCCGCGGGAGGTCGAGCGCGTCGGAACTGGCCGAGCCGGGGTCGAACTCGACCTCCAGCGCGACCTCGCAGGGCGCGTCCGTGTTCGGACCGTCGTCGGTCGCGTCGCCGTCGCTCGCGCGCTCGTCACCGGCTCCGGTCTCGGGGGGCGTCACCCGCCAGCAGCCACCGGCGTCGATGTCCTTCGTGATCTCCCAGTCGATCCGCCTCGGGGGCTCGACGCCGGTCACCTCCGAACGCGCGGTGTAGGATATCTTCCACCACGCGAAGGTGAGCGCGTACCGGGTGCCGGGGCCGCCGTCGCCCGTCACCGTCCGGACCTCGCTGAGGTACTCGGAGTAGTTCGCGTACCGCGGGAAATCGAGCAGGAAGTCGTACACCTCCTCGGGGTCGGCGTACACCTCCGTACTCACGACGAGTTCGTCCACGTACGAGGGTTCGAGCCGCGCTTATTAAACCGTCCGGCGAGACGCGGTCGAGGCCGGCGACCGAGTCGCTTCCGACACGTCGGCCGAGACCGCCGAAGTCCCAGCCGTACATGGCCAAACCCAGCGCGAACGACTTCGTGACCGAGGCCTCCGAAGCCCCAGTCGCGAGGACTCGGTGCGCTCGCTGCGCTCCTCAGTCGCTCGTTTCACTCGCTCCTTTCGGTGCTTACGTCGCGCGCCTTCGCCCTCGCGACTGCCCCTTCGAGTCCCGCCCCACACCGCTCCGCACAGCACCTCACGCCTCCCCAGCCTCGTCAGTCGCCGTCGCTCCGCTCCGGCGACTGACTCCCTCGCGCGTGCTGTTCGGCCGCGGGGCGGCCTCACGGGCACGCGCCACCGCTTCCGGTTCGCTCGTTCGGTGGCGATAGACGGGCGGGAAATTCCCTCGCCTGAGACCCGGAACGGGCCGCCGAAGGCGTCGGATACATGGGAGTCCCGCCGCTCGTACACCCATGGCCGCAGACGACCGCAACGCCTTCGAAGTGTATCGCGACCGGGTCGACCGGCCGCTCGGGCGGCTGTTCCGCGAGTACGGCGCGCCCCAGGCGCACTGGCTCGTGACCGGGATGGTCGCCAACGTCGTCGCCCGCGTCGCGGGACTGATCCCGCCCGTCGTCCTCGGCGTCGCCATCGACGCCATCTTCACCGGCACGGGGCCCTACACGCTCCCCGTCGTCCCGGACGCGTGGCTGCCGACCGAGGACGGCGCGCAGTTCCGGCTCTCGATGCTCCTCATCTTCGGGTCGTTCGTCGTGACGGGCGTGTTCACGTACATCTACGGCATCGCCGCGAACAACTTCGCCCACCGCGTGATGCACGAGGTCCGGACCGACTCGTTCGACCAGATGCAGCGGCTCGACATGACGTTCTTCGACGAGAAACAGACGGGAGAGGTCATGTCCGTCCTCAACAACGACGCGTCGAACCTTGAGGTCTTCTTGGACAACGCCTTGCAGAACTCCGCTCGGCTCGGCGTGATGGTGGTCGGCATCGCGGG
This genomic stretch from Halorubrum hochsteinianum harbors:
- a CDS encoding matrixin family metalloprotease; amino-acid sequence: MRRTTAVLALVVLVALAGCGGLGSDAVGEGPTGAPSPSIESVSAPESLGHDGRGVVEATVRWEGLAADGGESAGEESSNATLDPVRVTVRVGDRTLRDENRSVPANGSMTVTAGIDAATLDPGDHEIAVTVGEASATRTVTVEEARAATFTVSEIEAPEEVAYGEDLTVAATVTNVGDIAGNQTVSVRYGSGASANRTVALDGGTETRLSVTFADVRLDGGSHPVVVATANRTRERSLTLTHPSPYGKTTLRLHVDDDAVDRDVSGVVAAATGYWERTDERYLGYPVEYERVSDEDRADIVLRFDRVDRCGVEDGDARYFGCADLLEDEPRTPMTATVEPNISDAEMNATIIHELGHVQGLEHGEEPTALMAPTSNLTTHRPVTVHLRAESGDVPRRVEDEVAEALDYFASRDIVGDDDFRWEFVDSAREAHVQITYDDQGGVCFDDGGGSCTVDGEYYGQQDVRLEEIDDEVVAWHVGASFAPVLLEEVPPELTGEADRREREEWPEG
- a CDS encoding type II toxin-antitoxin system VapC family toxin, with amino-acid sequence MRLFFDTNVIVAAVTRDTDRSEAAVTVLNECEEGYASLLNLMELRTVLAKKKQIERDRVRQIEQRVASRVTVTFPDASDFLDANRVQEEKLLYPMDAIVLSAADAVDAELVTFDSELQEHGAISPSEAIAVDID
- a CDS encoding SRPBCC family protein, with the protein product MDELVVSTEVYADPEEVYDFLLDFPRYANYSEYLSEVRTVTGDGGPGTRYALTFAWWKISYTARSEVTGVEPPRRIDWEITKDIDAGGCWRVTPPETGAGDERASDGDATDDGPNTDAPCEVALEVEFDPGSASSDALDLPRLVSFDWVLKKAIPLIRSEAERVVERAVRDLEGSSRDVDLDVYVDSDRI